CCCTCGATCCGCACCGGACCTCCGGTGCCGGGCCCGCTTCCGGTGCCGCTGCCGTTGCTGCTCTCAGGGACGGTCATGCAGACGAGCGTGCCACAACAGCGGCCTTGTCCTGCGCCGCGGCGTCGGCCGGGCGGGGGTGCGGCTTGACGTTCTGCATGATCGCGGCGGTCTGCTTGGCCGAGGCGATGGACTTCTCCGGCGGCTTCACCTTGCGGAACTTGGCGTAGGCCACGAGCCCGAGCAGCACCGCGAGCAGCACGTTCGCCGCGAAGGAGAGCAGGAAGCAGACCGAGATGTGCCAGTGGCTCCAGGCCTGGATGCCGTAGGCGAGCGCGAAGCTCAGCAGCGGCAGCGAGAAGAGCAGCACCACGACGGCCACCAGACCGGCCGCGCTGCCCATCGCCCCGCGCTTGACGTCCTGCTTGATCTCCGCCTTCGCCAGGGCGATCTCGTCGTGCACCAGCGCGGACATCTCGGCGGTCGCCGAGGCGACCAGCTGACCGAGGCTGCGCTCGGCTCCGTCGAACGGGTCGCTCATCGCTGCTCCCTCTTCTCCTGTAACGGTCCGACCTCAGATCATGCCGGACGGTCGGCCTCGTCGCGCGATGCCCCCGCCAGTTGGGCGCGCTGTCGGTGTTCCGCGGCCTTCTTCTCGTAGATCTCCGCCATCCGCAGATGGAACTCGGGGTTGTGCTCCTCGTACACGTCAGGGATGCCGTCGTGGTCCTCGTCGCGCTCCTCGTCCGCGATGAGCGCCTGGTACTTGCGGACCCGCAGCTTCAGCAGCACGGAGGCGAGCACGGCGGCGATCAGGGAGCCGACCAGGACCGAGGCCTTCACCTCCTCCATCAGCGCGGGGTCGTCGATGAAGGCCAGTTCGCCGATGAGCAGCGAGACGGTGAAGCCGATGCCGGCGAGCGAGGCGACGGCGAAGACGTCCGGCCAGGCCAGGTCGGGGTTGAGCGAGGCCCTGGTGAAGCGGGCGGCGAGCCAGGTGCCGCCGAAGATGCCGACGGCCTTGCCGACGACGAGGCCGAGCACGACGCCGAGGGTGACGGGCTGGGTGAAGACGTCGCCGAGGGCGCCGCCGGAGACCGTGACGCCGGCGGAGAACAGGGCGAACAGCGGCACGGCCAGACCGGCGGAGATCGGCCGGACCAGGTGCTCGATGTGCTCGCCGGGGGAGTGCTCCTCGCCCTCCCGGGTGGTGCAGCGCAGCATCAGGCCCATGGCGACGCCGGCGATGGTGGCGTGGACGCCGCTGTTGTACATCAGGCCCCAGATGACCAGGGCGAGCGGGACGTAGACGTACCAGCCGCGCACGCCCTTGCGCAGCAGCAGCCAGAAGACGACGAGGCCGGCGAAGGCGCCGCCGAGGGCGGCGAAGTTCAGGTCGCCGGTGAAGAAGACCGCGATGATCAGGATGGCGAACAGGTCGTCGACGACGGCGAGGGTGAGCAGGAAGGCGCGCAGGGCCGAGGGCAGCGAGGTGCCGATCACGGCGAGGACGGCGAGCGCGAAGGCGATGTCCGTGGCGGTGGGCACCGCCCAGCCGTCGAGGCTGCCGTCCCCGGCCACGTTGACCAGCGTGTAGACCAGGGCGGGCACGGCCATGCCGCAGACTGCGGCGATCACCGGGAGCGCGGCGGCCTTGGGGTCGCGCAGCTCGCCCGCGACGAGCTCGCGCTTGAGCTCGATGCCCGCGACGAAGAAGAAGATCGCGAGCAGGCCGTCGGCCGCCCAGTGCTGGATCGACAGGTCGAGGCCGAGGGCGGCCGGGCCTATGTGGAAGTCCCGGATGGCCGCGTAGCTGTCCTTCAGGGGCGTGTTGGCCCAGATGAGCGCGGCGATGGCGGCGAGCAGCAGGAGCACGCCGCCGACGGTCTCGGTGCGCAGCGCGTCGGCGATGTAGCGGCGCTCGGGGAGCGACAGCCGGCCGAGGAACCTGCGGTCGGTGGGGGTGGGGGTGGGCGCGGGCGCGGGCACGGTGAGAACCTCCGGTCGGTGGGCAGGGCGAAGCACATGCCGACCAGACTTCCCGGCGCACCTAGGTGTTCTTGTCGCGTCACTGACGCGGTCCTTACTTTACCTAACGACGCGCGGTGGTGTCCGGCGATCTTCACTTTAGGTGCATAACAGGACGCGGGCACGTGAGCGGAGCGACCTGTGGACAACCGTCTCCCCCGTGCTCCCGGCGGCTCCCCAGCCTGTGGACAACGCGAAGGCGCCCGCCCCGCGGTGCGCGGGGCGGGCGCCTTCGGCCTGTGCCGGGGCTCAGTCCTCGCTGGAGGCGGCCGGCAGCTTGGTCTGGATGAGGTCCATGACCGAGGAGTCCGTCAGGGTGGTGACGTCGCCCAGCTCGCGGTTCTCGGCGACGTCCCGCAGCAGGCGGCGCATGATCTTGCCGGAGCGGGTCTTGGGCAGCTCGGCCACCGGCAGGACGCGCTTGGGCTTGGCGATCGGGCCGAGGGTCTTGCCGACGTGGTTGCGCAGCTCGGCGACGAGGGCCTCGTCCTCGCTGGCCGTGCCGCGCAGGATCACGAAGGCGACGATGGCCTGGCCGGTGGTCTCGTCGGCGGCGCCGACCACGGCGGCCTCGGCGACGGCCGGGTGGGAGACCAGCGCGGACTCGACCTCGGTGGTGGAGATGTTGTGGCCGGAGACGAGCATGACGTCGTCGACCCGGCCGAGCAGCCAGATGTCGCCGTCCTCGTCCTTCTTCGCGCCGTCGCCGGCGAAGTACTTGCCCTCGAAGCGGGACCAGTAGGTGTCGATGAACCGCTGGTCGTCGCCCCAGATGGTGCGGAGCATCGACGGCCACGGCTCGGTGAGGACCAGGTAGCCGCCGCCCCCGTTCGGGACCTCGTTCGCCTCGTCGTCGACGACGGTGGCGGAGATGCCGGGCAGCGCGCGCTGGGCCGAGCCGGGCTTGGTCTCCGTGACGCCGGGCAGCGGAGCGATCATCATCGCGCCGGTCTCGGTCTGCCACCAGGTGTCCACGATCGGGCAGTTGTCGGCACCGATCTGCTTGCGGTACCACATCCACGCCTCGGGGTTGATCGGCTCGCCGACGGAGCCGAGGACGCGCAGCGAGGACAGGTCGAACTTGGCGGGGATCTCGTCGCCCCACTTCATGAACATCCGGATCGCGGTCGGCGCCGTGTAGAAGATGCTGACCTTGTACTTCTGGATGATCTCCCAGAAGCGCCCCTGGTGCGGGGTGTCCGGGGTGCCCTCGTACATGACCTGGGTGGCACCGTTGGCCAGCGGGCCGTACACGATGTACGAGTGGCCGGTGACCCAGCCGATGTCGGCCGTGCACCAGTAGACGTCGGTCTCCGGCTTGAGGTCGAAGACGGCGTGGTGGGTGTACGCGGCCTGGGTGAGGTAGCCGCCGGAGGTGTGCAGGATGCCCTTCGGCTTCCCGGTGGTGCCGGAGGTGTAGAGGATGAAGAGCGGGTGCTCCGCCTCGAAGGCCTCCGGGGTGTGCTCGGCGGACTGGCGGGCGACGATGTCGTCCCACCAGACGTCGCGGCCCTCGGTGAAGGCGGTCTCCTGGCCGGTGCGGCGGACCACCAGGACGTGCTCGACCTGCGGACAGCGGGCGACGGCCTCGTCGATCGCCGGCTTGAGCGCGGAGGGCTTGCCGCGGCGGTAGCCGCCGTCGGCGGTGACGACCAGCTTGGCGTCGGCGTCCTGGATGCGGGAGGCGACGGCGTCGGCCGAGAAGCCGCCGAAGACGACCGAGTGGGCGGCGCCGATGCGGGCGCAGGCCAGCATGGTGATGGCCGCCTCGGGGATCATCGGCAGGTAGACGGCGACCCGGTCGCCCTTGCCGACGCCCAGCTCGGTCAGCGCGTTGGCCGCCTTGGAGACCTCGTCCTTGAGCTCGGCGTAGGTGATCGACCGGCTGTCGCCGGGCTCGCCCTCGAAGTGGATGGCGACGCGGTCGCCGTTGCCGGCCTCGACGTGGCGGTCCACGCAGTTGTACGCGACGTTGAGCTCGCCGTCGGCGAACCACTTGGCGAACGGCGGGTTCGACCAGTCGAGGGTCTCGGTCGGCTCGGTGGCCCAGGAGAGCCGCTTGGCCTGCTCGGCCCAGAAGCCCAGCCTGTCCGCCTTGGCCTGCTCGTAGGCCTCCGCCGTCACGTTGGCGTCCGCGGCCAGCGCGGCCGGCGGCGCGAAGCGGCGCTCTTCCTTGAGCAGATTGGCCAAGGATTCGTTGCTCACGACATCTCCCATTTCCCAGGGCGTCCCTATGTGCCTGTGTGTCCCGTGTCATAGCTCATCAGGCGGATGCCCGGGTGACAAGAGCCTCTGGGCAATTGGTTTAGACCTGTGAGGCGACATGCGGAAGCGGCCCCCGCTCCCCGAGCGGAGGGGAGCGGGGGCCACACACTTTCACGCGCGAACGGAACGAATGGTTCAGGACGCGCGGGCGACGCCGCCGACCGCCAGCGGGACGGCCTGCGAACCCGCCCCCGGGGGGACCTGGTTGAACACGTCGTCGTAGCTGTGCACCTCGTCGGTGCCGGCCAGCAGATACGCCTGGGCCTCGCCCACGTGGAAGTACATCCCGTGCAGCGTCAGCGTGCCGTCGGCGAGCCGCCGGGCCACCGGCTCGTACGCCCGCAGGTGCTCCAGCTGCTGCACCACGTTGGTCAGGCAGAGCTGCTCGACCGCGTCGGCCGGCAGCCGGCCCGCGATCCTCGCCCAGGCGTGCCGGCGGCTCGCCATCCGCTCCAGACTCGGCCGGCCGTGCCTCAGCCAGCGGCGCAACGGGCTCGGCGGGTCGTCGGGGCGGCTGCCGAGCAGCGCCTGCATCGCTCCGCAGCCGGAGTGGCCGCAGACCGTGATCGACTCGACCCGCAGCACGTCCACCGCGTACTCGATCGCGGCCGCCACGGAGTCGTCTCCGCTCTCCTCGCCCGGCAGCGGCACCAGGTTGCCCACGTTGCGCACGGTGAACAGGTCGCCCGGGCCGCTGGACGTGATCATGCTCGTGACCAGCCGGGAGTCGGCGCAGGTCAGGAAGAGCTGGGAGGGACGCTGCCCCTCCCGGGCCAGCCGGGCCAGCTCGTCGCGGACCAGCGGGGCCGTGTTCCGCTGGAACGCGCCGATGCCGCTGGCCAGCCGCTGCCCGGTGGTCCCGGCGGTGTCGTCGGCCGGGGGCTGCTCGCCGCACTGGTGGTTGCGCCAGGGCGTCCAGGGGCGGCAGCAGGAGTGGCCGCCCACCGCGTGCGCGCCCGAGCGGGCGGAGGGGCTTCCGGCCCCCGTCTCGGCTCCGGCGTCCGCGCCATGCCGTCCGGCCTGGGCGGGCTCGGCGATCCGGCCGCCGCCGGGGCCGGTCGTCTCCACCGTGCCGCCGTGGGCGACATGGCCGGACTGCCAGTCGTGCAGCGCCTCGAACGCCGCGTGGTCCATGAACGAGCCGTCCAGCTCCACCACCGCGTCGGTGCCCGGCGGGATCTGGTGCAGGGCCCGGCTCAGCCGGGGCACGGCGAGGAAGGTCAACTGGCCCCGGATGCGGACCACCTGTCGCCCGTCCCGCTCCTCGTGGGTGATCCGGGTCCGGGCCAGCCGGTGCATGGCGACGGCGACCGCCACCGCGATCCCGAGGGCCACGCCCTCCAGGATGCCGATGAACACCACCCCGGCCAACGTCACCACGTACACCAGGACTTCACGGTGACGGGTGACCGAGCGGATGTGGGTGATGCTGACCATCTGGACGCCGACGACCATCACCAGGGCGGCCAGCGCGGGCAGCGGGATGAGGTCCAGGACGGGGACGAGCAGCAGGGCGGCGAGCACGATCCACAGGCCGTGCAGCATCGAGGAGTGGCGGCTGACCGCGCCCGCCGACACGTTCGCCACGCTGCGCACCGCGACGCCGGCGACCGGCAGGCCGCCGAGCGCCCCCGAGACCATGTTCGCGGCGCCCTGGCCCGCGAGCTCGCGGTCGAGCCGGGAGCGCGGGGCCGTGGTGCCGGTGTCGAAGGCGCGCTTCGCCGCCAGCTTGTCCACGGCGACCGCGGACAGCAGCGACTGCACGCTGGTGACCAGCGTGATCGTGAGCACGCCGGCCGCGATCCCGAGGACCGGGCCCTCCGGCAGGCCGGGCAGGGCGTGGCTGCTCCAGGAGGGCAGGTCGACCCGGGGCACGCCGAGCCCGGCGAACGAGGCGACGGCCGTGGCGGCGGCCACCGCGGCGAGCGCGGCGGGCGCCTTGCGCAGGATCCGTCCCGTACGGCCGGGCAGCCGCGGCCAGAGCAGCAGCAGCGCGACGGTGAGGCCGCTGACGACGAGCGCGGCGGCGGACGCGTGCGCGAGCTGGGCGGGCAGGCCGAGGGCGTTGTCCACGGCGGAGCTGTGGGGGGTGCCGCCGAGCACGATGTGCAGCTGCGCGAGGGCGATGGTGACGCCGATGCCCGCGAGCATCCCGTGCACGATGGCGGGCGAGACGGCGAGCGCGGACCGGGCCACCCGCAGGGCGGAGAGGCCGAGTTGGGCGAGTCCGGCGAGGACCGTGATGGCGCAGGTGGTGCGCCAGCCGTAGCGCTGGATCAGCTCGGCGGTGACCACGGTCAGGCCGGCGGCGGGGCCGCTGACCTGGAGCGGCGAGCCACCGAGGCGGCCGGCGACGATGCCGCCGACGGCGGCGGCCACCAGGCCGGCCTGGAGCGGGGCGCCGGTGGCGAGGGCGATGCCCAGGGAGAGCGGCAGGGCGATCAGGAAGACGGCGATCGAGGCGGAGAAGTCGGCGCCCGCGATGCGGAAGCGGCGGGGCGGCCCGTCCGGCGGGCCGTGCGGCCGCTGGACGCGGGGCCGGGTCGTGGTGGTCGTGCGGGCAGGGGGGCAGAGGGTCATGTTCCCGTCTCCTCCGGGGCAGCGTGGTCGCGGCTCGTGCGGGGTGCAGCGGCGGGACACCGAGAGACGCCGTACGGCACGACGGACGTGACGCTCCGGATGACTCTCGGTAAATGAATGGTAATGGGGAGTAAAGACTCCGGCATTATTTTCGGGGCAAATAGGGCAATGAATCACCGGATCCGGTGACAGAAC
The DNA window shown above is from Streptomyces showdoensis and carries:
- a CDS encoding phage holin family protein, which translates into the protein MSDPFDGAERSLGQLVASATAEMSALVHDEIALAKAEIKQDVKRGAMGSAAGLVAVVVLLFSLPLLSFALAYGIQAWSHWHISVCFLLSFAANVLLAVLLGLVAYAKFRKVKPPEKSIASAKQTAAIMQNVKPHPRPADAAAQDKAAVVARSSA
- the nhaA gene encoding Na+/H+ antiporter NhaA, which encodes MPAPAPTPTPTDRRFLGRLSLPERRYIADALRTETVGGVLLLLAAIAALIWANTPLKDSYAAIRDFHIGPAALGLDLSIQHWAADGLLAIFFFVAGIELKRELVAGELRDPKAAALPVIAAVCGMAVPALVYTLVNVAGDGSLDGWAVPTATDIAFALAVLAVIGTSLPSALRAFLLTLAVVDDLFAILIIAVFFTGDLNFAALGGAFAGLVVFWLLLRKGVRGWYVYVPLALVIWGLMYNSGVHATIAGVAMGLMLRCTTREGEEHSPGEHIEHLVRPISAGLAVPLFALFSAGVTVSGGALGDVFTQPVTLGVVLGLVVGKAVGIFGGTWLAARFTRASLNPDLAWPDVFAVASLAGIGFTVSLLIGELAFIDDPALMEEVKASVLVGSLIAAVLASVLLKLRVRKYQALIADEERDEDHDGIPDVYEEHNPEFHLRMAEIYEKKAAEHRQRAQLAGASRDEADRPA
- the acs gene encoding acetate--CoA ligase, translating into MGDVVSNESLANLLKEERRFAPPAALAADANVTAEAYEQAKADRLGFWAEQAKRLSWATEPTETLDWSNPPFAKWFADGELNVAYNCVDRHVEAGNGDRVAIHFEGEPGDSRSITYAELKDEVSKAANALTELGVGKGDRVAVYLPMIPEAAITMLACARIGAAHSVVFGGFSADAVASRIQDADAKLVVTADGGYRRGKPSALKPAIDEAVARCPQVEHVLVVRRTGQETAFTEGRDVWWDDIVARQSAEHTPEAFEAEHPLFILYTSGTTGKPKGILHTSGGYLTQAAYTHHAVFDLKPETDVYWCTADIGWVTGHSYIVYGPLANGATQVMYEGTPDTPHQGRFWEIIQKYKVSIFYTAPTAIRMFMKWGDEIPAKFDLSSLRVLGSVGEPINPEAWMWYRKQIGADNCPIVDTWWQTETGAMMIAPLPGVTETKPGSAQRALPGISATVVDDEANEVPNGGGGYLVLTEPWPSMLRTIWGDDQRFIDTYWSRFEGKYFAGDGAKKDEDGDIWLLGRVDDVMLVSGHNISTTEVESALVSHPAVAEAAVVGAADETTGQAIVAFVILRGTASEDEALVAELRNHVGKTLGPIAKPKRVLPVAELPKTRSGKIMRRLLRDVAENRELGDVTTLTDSSVMDLIQTKLPAASSED
- a CDS encoding SulP family inorganic anion transporter: MTLCPPARTTTTTRPRVQRPHGPPDGPPRRFRIAGADFSASIAVFLIALPLSLGIALATGAPLQAGLVAAAVGGIVAGRLGGSPLQVSGPAAGLTVVTAELIQRYGWRTTCAITVLAGLAQLGLSALRVARSALAVSPAIVHGMLAGIGVTIALAQLHIVLGGTPHSSAVDNALGLPAQLAHASAAALVVSGLTVALLLLWPRLPGRTGRILRKAPAALAAVAAATAVASFAGLGVPRVDLPSWSSHALPGLPEGPVLGIAAGVLTITLVTSVQSLLSAVAVDKLAAKRAFDTGTTAPRSRLDRELAGQGAANMVSGALGGLPVAGVAVRSVANVSAGAVSRHSSMLHGLWIVLAALLLVPVLDLIPLPALAALVMVVGVQMVSITHIRSVTRHREVLVYVVTLAGVVFIGILEGVALGIAVAVAVAMHRLARTRITHEERDGRQVVRIRGQLTFLAVPRLSRALHQIPPGTDAVVELDGSFMDHAAFEALHDWQSGHVAHGGTVETTGPGGGRIAEPAQAGRHGADAGAETGAGSPSARSGAHAVGGHSCCRPWTPWRNHQCGEQPPADDTAGTTGQRLASGIGAFQRNTAPLVRDELARLAREGQRPSQLFLTCADSRLVTSMITSSGPGDLFTVRNVGNLVPLPGEESGDDSVAAAIEYAVDVLRVESITVCGHSGCGAMQALLGSRPDDPPSPLRRWLRHGRPSLERMASRRHAWARIAGRLPADAVEQLCLTNVVQQLEHLRAYEPVARRLADGTLTLHGMYFHVGEAQAYLLAGTDEVHSYDDVFNQVPPGAGSQAVPLAVGGVARAS